ATCAGCAAGCTTGCCGCGGGCCACATGGACCTGCACAGCCGTCATTCGAGCATCGACCTGCCGCAACTCGCAGGTTGGGCAGCCGATATCGGCGCAGACGCCGTCCTGCAGGCGGCGATCATCGGCGCCAACACCAGCCAGCAGGCGCTGGCTCTCGCCCATGCCGCCGGTATCGCCCTGGGCGATGCCGTCTGCGCCCATGCCCTGGCATTCGCCCGCAGCGTGGTGCCTGCACAGGTGCAGGTCGAGGTTTTCGCCATCGACCGCCAGGGCGGTGTCGTCGGCAAGGCGGGTGTGCAATGAGCGGCCGTATCTTGTTGCTGGGCGGCGTCACCGAGGCGCTGGCCATCGCCCGGTTGCTGGGGCCGGAGCATGTCTACAGCCTCGCCGGTATCGGCCGTATCCCACAGGACCTGGCCTGCCAGGTGCGGGTGGGCGGTTACGGCGGGGCCGACGGCCTGGCCGACTACCTCCGGCGCGAACGGATCGACCTGCTGATCGACGCCACCCACCCCTATGCCGCACAGATCAGCGCCAATGCCGCACAGGCAGCGAAGGCGGCGGGCATTCCCTGCTGGGCCTTGCGCCGCCCCGCCTGGCAGCCACAGCCGGGCGACGACTGGCGCGAAGTCGAGGGCTGGGATGCGTTGATCGACGCATTGGCGCCTTTCAAGCGCCCGTTATTCACCCTGGGGCGCGAGCCGCTGCAACATCTCGAAGACATTCCGGCCCACCAGTTCTGGACCTTGCGTGCCCTGGAAACCTGCGCGGGCAATGAACGTTGCGAGGTGATCGGCGCACGGGGGCCGTTCCACCTCGAGGATGAACGAGCACTATTCGAGCGGCGCCAGATCGATGTACTGGTCAGCAAGAACAGTGGCAGCGCCGCGACCGAGCCAAAGCTTGAAGTGGCGCGCGAGCGTGGCGTGCCGGTGCTGGTGTTGAAGCGACCGGAACTGCCGGAGGTGGATCGGCTGTTCGGATCGGTGGCGCAGTTGCGCGAAGCCTTGTCGATATGAGCAGGGCAGTCCACTCTGCCGGTGCGGTTCGCCGCTGCGACTCGTCCCGCGATGGGCTGCGCAGCAGCCC
The Pseudomonas putida genome window above contains:
- a CDS encoding cobalt-precorrin-6A reductase — protein: MSGRILLLGGVTEALAIARLLGPEHVYSLAGIGRIPQDLACQVRVGGYGGADGLADYLRRERIDLLIDATHPYAAQISANAAQAAKAAGIPCWALRRPAWQPQPGDDWREVEGWDALIDALAPFKRPLFTLGREPLQHLEDIPAHQFWTLRALETCAGNERCEVIGARGPFHLEDERALFERRQIDVLVSKNSGSAATEPKLEVARERGVPVLVLKRPELPEVDRLFGSVAQLREALSI